A genomic window from Sparus aurata chromosome 4, fSpaAur1.1, whole genome shotgun sequence includes:
- the eva1ab gene encoding protein eva-1 homolog A yields MSAPTTGSPNMEVAVVSQEMALLSNLLAAYTFIADQPERTALVFLGGVCVGLLVTLCAIVFQIHCRADCRYGNSKHAHPHHRHRNRHHHHRHHGCPVHQPIDSNPDSTAVVTSGGTGPAGDSESEEWDDTSDLSARRRRRFERALLNATMFTSAEELDRAQRLEERERILREIWMNGQPDISTVTQSLNRYY; encoded by the exons ATGAGCGCGCCAACGACAGGAAGCCCAAATATGGAGGTGGCGGTGGTCTCCCAGGAGATGGCCCTGCTTAGCAACTTACTGGCAGCTTACACCTTCATTGCAG acCAGCCCGAGAGGACAGCGTTGGTGTTTTTGGGCGGTGTCTGCGTCGGCCTTCTTGTCACGCTCTGCGCCATCGTCTTCCAGATACACTGTCGAGCAGACTGCCGCTACGGCAACAGTAAACACGCTCACCCTCACCACCGCCACAGGAACAGGCATCACCACCATCGCCATCACGGCTGTCCCGTCCATCAGCCCATTGACAGTAATCCAGACAGCACTGCTGTTGTTACCTCGGGAGGGACCGGGCCTGCTGGGGACAGCGAATCAGAGGAGTGGGATGACACGTCTGACCTGTCGGCACGGAGACGCAGGCGCTTTGAGAGAGCTCTGCTGAACGCCACCATGTTTACATCAGCTGAGG AGCTGGACCGGGCCCAGCGGCTAGAAGAGCGCGAAAGGATCCTCCGCGAGATCTGGATGAACGGACAGCCAGACATCAGTACAGTCACCCAGAGCCTCAACAGATATTACTGA
- the xkr5b gene encoding XK-related protein 5b isoform X3, whose translation MTLPNEDVYAEIMQQADCSALRLFEALVVTLPQTLLQCYVLICTDIGIKSPASVCFVVCLLSLAWALVLYARACSLIRPGHLQMTPAAILCRLVWRVGMLGSRCAILMLFTRIFKQWILGVMGVHWLGATFWMVSQQTDIIRSTSRWRIFNLVLGAIHIFLFLNVKYGQSRCRMAGFYLAMFLENAFLLLASSWLFTMVSWDTVGIPAAVFCSFLIGVIALVLYYRFLHPKSFEIFQSIRHRGIGGACMERGSALSLEEKVSPTFHRHATLSGGGTLMDLPIQWEGWKHHHWLLIRLAMKTGDVTRIWSSYGEGGLAGLMGLSEEVHSPDDFRVPRFTPAQPPVLQISQPAPQPAPLQVTQTPEVKEVVPPPKPPLNTVVARPVRKAPPTSIQDMRRFPEIIPVQEVIPEETAEEDSSAPPSERGEEEFQSAAYGSPTPSSPQLQGSLRHIDSNAGTLTEASSSVGSLDIKTPGWSPERRSPLLIGSPEKKPALPGESSTTLYFSADAQSPSSGSYLGWGSELSPISTYRSPYRIREARFVTSTPRLEPRAGAESPGLAPVVVIPATPGTTPGGTPGGSTPAASASGASTPGDSISAAPTPVASTPAASTPAASTPGASSPGASSPGATTPGGQIVPLTPVISHARKQIVQFVDSRERAV comes from the exons ATGACTCTGCCCAACGAGGACGTGTACGCTGAGATCATGCAGCAGGCCGATTGCTCCGCCTTACGTCTGTTCGAGGCCTTGGTGGTCACCCTCCCTCAGACGCTGCTGCAGTGCTATGTGCTCATCTGTACTGACATAGGAATCAAGTCTCCAG cctcagtttgttttgtggtgTGTTTGCTGTCTTTGGCCTGGGCCTTGGTCCTCTATGCCAGAGCCTGTTCACTCATCAGACCAGGACACCTACAGATGACCCCCGCTGCCATTCTCTGTCGACTGGTGTGGAGG GTTGGTATGTTGGGATCTCGATGTGCCATTCTCATGCTCTTCACACGTATCTTCAAACAATGGATCCTGGGAGTCATGG gcgTGCACTGGCTGGGGGCAACTTTCTGGATGGTGTCCCAGCAAACTGACATCATACGCTCAACTAGTCGATGGAGGATCTTCAACCTCGTCCTGGGAGCCATTCACATCTTCCTTTTCCTCAATGTGAAGTATGGACAATCCAGATGCCGCATGGCTGGCTTCTAcctg GCCATGTTCTTAGAGAAcgcttttcttcttctggcgTCCTCGTGGTTGTTTACCATGGTGTCCTGGGATACTGTGGGGATCCCAGCTGCGGTCTTCTGCAGCTTCCTCATTG gaGTGATAGCGTTGGTGCTGTACTATCGTTTCCTCCACCCGAAGTCCTTCGAGATTTTCCAAAGTATTCGCCACAGGGGGATAGGTGGAGCCTGCATGGAGCGTGGATCTGCACTGTCATTGGAGGAGAAAGTCTCACCCACTTTCCATCGCCATGCGACACTGTCTG GCGGTGGGACCCTCATGGATCTCCCTATCCAATGGGAAGGCTGGAAACATCACCACTGGCTGCTGATTCGCTTGGCCATGAAGACGGGGGATGTAACTAGGATCTGGTCGTCATATGGCGAGGGAGGACTGGCTGGTCTCATGGGTCTGTCTGAAGAAGTTCACTCCCCTGATGACTTCCGTGTCCCTCGG TTTACACCTGCTCAACCGCCGGTTCTTCAGATCTCACAGCCAGCTCCTCAACCAGCTCCACTGCAGGTGACCCAGACTCCAGAG GTGAAAGAGGTGGTGCCGCCACCAAAGCCACCTTTAAACACTGTGGTAGCAAGGCCAGTGAGAAAAGCTCCTCCCACAAGCATCCAGGATATGAGACGGTTTCCAGAGATCATCCCAGTCCAGGAGGTCATTCCTGAAGAGACTGCAGAAGAAGACTCCAGCGCCCCACCCTCAGAGAGAG GTGAAGAGGAGTTTCAGAGTGCTGCTTACGGCTCACCAACTCCCTCATCTCCGCAACTACAAGGAAGCCTCCGCCACATTGACAGCAACGCTGGGACCCTGACCGAAGCGTCATCCTCCGTGGGCTCCCTGGACATCAAGACTCCAGGCTGGTCTCCCGAGCGACGTTCTCCTCTCCTGATTGGTTCTCCAGAGAAGAAACCAGCATTACCTGGAGAGTCCAGCACCACGCTGTACTTCAGCGCAGATGCACAATCTCCTTCCAGTGGGAGCTATCTTGGCTGGGGCTCCGAGTTGTCGCCCATCTCCACCTACAGAAGTCCCTACCGGATCAGGGAGGCTCGTTTTGTCACATCCACCCCGCGACTGGAGCCTCGGGCCGGAGCTGAGAGTCCAGGCCTGGCCCCTGTTGTTGTCATCCCTGCCACTCCCGGTACAACACCAGGTGGAACCCCTGGTGGTTCAACccctgctgcttctgcttctggAGCTTCGACACCTGGAGATTCGATATCTGCAGCTCCAACGCCAGTGGCCTCAACACCCGCTGCTTCGACACCCGCTGCTTCCACTCCTGGTGCTTCATCTCCTGGTGCTTCATCTCCTGGAGCTACTACTCCTGGTGGTCAGATCGTTCCACTCACTCCAGTCATCTCTCACGCTCGCAAACAGATTGTCCAGTTTGTGGACAGTCGAGAGAGGGCGGTGTAG
- the xkr5b gene encoding XK-related protein 5b isoform X2, giving the protein MRDYSATPSNGGACMPCCQVCVFAFTAFLIIAERTALIYCFVYYLWVGHNYCYAYLSGFTALFLLPGWGPQWLSYLWYLSDGGIRRKSLTWTHILHLGLFKRLLECMTLPNEDVYAEIMQQADCSALRLFEALVVTLPQTLLQCYVLICTDIGIKSPASVCFVVCLLSLAWALVLYARACSLIRPGHLQMTPAAILCRLVWRVGMLGSRCAILMLFTRIFKQWILGVMGVHWLGATFWMVSQQTDIIRSTSRWRIFNLVLGAIHIFLFLNVKYGQSRCRMAGFYLAMFLENAFLLLASSWLFTMVSWDTVGIPAAVFCSFLIGVIALVLYYRFLHPKSFEIFQSIRHRGIGGACMERGSALSLEEKVSPTFHRHATLSGGGTLMDLPIQWEGWKHHHWLLIRLAMKTGDVTRIWSSYGEGGLAGLMGLSEEVHSPDDFRVPRFTPAQPPVLQISQPAPQPAPLQVKEVVPPPKPPLNTVVARPVRKAPPTSIQDMRRFPEIIPVQEVIPEETAEEDSSAPPSERGEEEFQSAAYGSPTPSSPQLQGSLRHIDSNAGTLTEASSSVGSLDIKTPGWSPERRSPLLIGSPEKKPALPGESSTTLYFSADAQSPSSGSYLGWGSELSPISTYRSPYRIREARFVTSTPRLEPRAGAESPGLAPVVVIPATPGTTPGGTPGGSTPAASASGASTPGDSISAAPTPVASTPAASTPAASTPGASSPGASSPGATTPGGQIVPLTPVISHARKQIVQFVDSRERAV; this is encoded by the exons ATGAGGGATTATTCGGCGACTCCGAGCAATGGAGGCGCCTGCATGCCGTGCTGCCAAGTTTGCGTGTTCGCCTTTACCGCATTTCTCATCATTGCAGAGAGGACGGCAC TGATCTACTGCTTCGTGTACTACCTGTGGGTGGGTCACAACTACTGCTATGCCTATCTCTCTGGCTTCACTGCACTGTTCCTGCTGCCAG GTTGGGGTCCTCAGTGGCTCAGTTATCTGTGGTACCTGTCAGATGGAGGCATACGCAGGAAGTCTCTCACCTGGACACACATACTACACCTGGGGCTATTCAAAAG GCTATTGGAGTGCATGACTCTGCCCAACGAGGACGTGTACGCTGAGATCATGCAGCAGGCCGATTGCTCCGCCTTACGTCTGTTCGAGGCCTTGGTGGTCACCCTCCCTCAGACGCTGCTGCAGTGCTATGTGCTCATCTGTACTGACATAGGAATCAAGTCTCCAG cctcagtttgttttgtggtgTGTTTGCTGTCTTTGGCCTGGGCCTTGGTCCTCTATGCCAGAGCCTGTTCACTCATCAGACCAGGACACCTACAGATGACCCCCGCTGCCATTCTCTGTCGACTGGTGTGGAGG GTTGGTATGTTGGGATCTCGATGTGCCATTCTCATGCTCTTCACACGTATCTTCAAACAATGGATCCTGGGAGTCATGG gcgTGCACTGGCTGGGGGCAACTTTCTGGATGGTGTCCCAGCAAACTGACATCATACGCTCAACTAGTCGATGGAGGATCTTCAACCTCGTCCTGGGAGCCATTCACATCTTCCTTTTCCTCAATGTGAAGTATGGACAATCCAGATGCCGCATGGCTGGCTTCTAcctg GCCATGTTCTTAGAGAAcgcttttcttcttctggcgTCCTCGTGGTTGTTTACCATGGTGTCCTGGGATACTGTGGGGATCCCAGCTGCGGTCTTCTGCAGCTTCCTCATTG gaGTGATAGCGTTGGTGCTGTACTATCGTTTCCTCCACCCGAAGTCCTTCGAGATTTTCCAAAGTATTCGCCACAGGGGGATAGGTGGAGCCTGCATGGAGCGTGGATCTGCACTGTCATTGGAGGAGAAAGTCTCACCCACTTTCCATCGCCATGCGACACTGTCTG GCGGTGGGACCCTCATGGATCTCCCTATCCAATGGGAAGGCTGGAAACATCACCACTGGCTGCTGATTCGCTTGGCCATGAAGACGGGGGATGTAACTAGGATCTGGTCGTCATATGGCGAGGGAGGACTGGCTGGTCTCATGGGTCTGTCTGAAGAAGTTCACTCCCCTGATGACTTCCGTGTCCCTCGG TTTACACCTGCTCAACCGCCGGTTCTTCAGATCTCACAGCCAGCTCCTCAACCAGCTCCACTGCAG GTGAAAGAGGTGGTGCCGCCACCAAAGCCACCTTTAAACACTGTGGTAGCAAGGCCAGTGAGAAAAGCTCCTCCCACAAGCATCCAGGATATGAGACGGTTTCCAGAGATCATCCCAGTCCAGGAGGTCATTCCTGAAGAGACTGCAGAAGAAGACTCCAGCGCCCCACCCTCAGAGAGAG GTGAAGAGGAGTTTCAGAGTGCTGCTTACGGCTCACCAACTCCCTCATCTCCGCAACTACAAGGAAGCCTCCGCCACATTGACAGCAACGCTGGGACCCTGACCGAAGCGTCATCCTCCGTGGGCTCCCTGGACATCAAGACTCCAGGCTGGTCTCCCGAGCGACGTTCTCCTCTCCTGATTGGTTCTCCAGAGAAGAAACCAGCATTACCTGGAGAGTCCAGCACCACGCTGTACTTCAGCGCAGATGCACAATCTCCTTCCAGTGGGAGCTATCTTGGCTGGGGCTCCGAGTTGTCGCCCATCTCCACCTACAGAAGTCCCTACCGGATCAGGGAGGCTCGTTTTGTCACATCCACCCCGCGACTGGAGCCTCGGGCCGGAGCTGAGAGTCCAGGCCTGGCCCCTGTTGTTGTCATCCCTGCCACTCCCGGTACAACACCAGGTGGAACCCCTGGTGGTTCAACccctgctgcttctgcttctggAGCTTCGACACCTGGAGATTCGATATCTGCAGCTCCAACGCCAGTGGCCTCAACACCCGCTGCTTCGACACCCGCTGCTTCCACTCCTGGTGCTTCATCTCCTGGTGCTTCATCTCCTGGAGCTACTACTCCTGGTGGTCAGATCGTTCCACTCACTCCAGTCATCTCTCACGCTCGCAAACAGATTGTCCAGTTTGTGGACAGTCGAGAGAGGGCGGTGTAG
- the xkr5b gene encoding XK-related protein 5b isoform X1 — MRDYSATPSNGGACMPCCQVCVFAFTAFLIIAERTALIYCFVYYLWVGHNYCYAYLSGFTALFLLPGWGPQWLSYLWYLSDGGIRRKSLTWTHILHLGLFKRLLECMTLPNEDVYAEIMQQADCSALRLFEALVVTLPQTLLQCYVLICTDIGIKSPASVCFVVCLLSLAWALVLYARACSLIRPGHLQMTPAAILCRLVWRVGMLGSRCAILMLFTRIFKQWILGVMGVHWLGATFWMVSQQTDIIRSTSRWRIFNLVLGAIHIFLFLNVKYGQSRCRMAGFYLAMFLENAFLLLASSWLFTMVSWDTVGIPAAVFCSFLIGVIALVLYYRFLHPKSFEIFQSIRHRGIGGACMERGSALSLEEKVSPTFHRHATLSGGGTLMDLPIQWEGWKHHHWLLIRLAMKTGDVTRIWSSYGEGGLAGLMGLSEEVHSPDDFRVPRFTPAQPPVLQISQPAPQPAPLQVTQTPEVKEVVPPPKPPLNTVVARPVRKAPPTSIQDMRRFPEIIPVQEVIPEETAEEDSSAPPSERGEEEFQSAAYGSPTPSSPQLQGSLRHIDSNAGTLTEASSSVGSLDIKTPGWSPERRSPLLIGSPEKKPALPGESSTTLYFSADAQSPSSGSYLGWGSELSPISTYRSPYRIREARFVTSTPRLEPRAGAESPGLAPVVVIPATPGTTPGGTPGGSTPAASASGASTPGDSISAAPTPVASTPAASTPAASTPGASSPGASSPGATTPGGQIVPLTPVISHARKQIVQFVDSRERAV; from the exons ATGAGGGATTATTCGGCGACTCCGAGCAATGGAGGCGCCTGCATGCCGTGCTGCCAAGTTTGCGTGTTCGCCTTTACCGCATTTCTCATCATTGCAGAGAGGACGGCAC TGATCTACTGCTTCGTGTACTACCTGTGGGTGGGTCACAACTACTGCTATGCCTATCTCTCTGGCTTCACTGCACTGTTCCTGCTGCCAG GTTGGGGTCCTCAGTGGCTCAGTTATCTGTGGTACCTGTCAGATGGAGGCATACGCAGGAAGTCTCTCACCTGGACACACATACTACACCTGGGGCTATTCAAAAG GCTATTGGAGTGCATGACTCTGCCCAACGAGGACGTGTACGCTGAGATCATGCAGCAGGCCGATTGCTCCGCCTTACGTCTGTTCGAGGCCTTGGTGGTCACCCTCCCTCAGACGCTGCTGCAGTGCTATGTGCTCATCTGTACTGACATAGGAATCAAGTCTCCAG cctcagtttgttttgtggtgTGTTTGCTGTCTTTGGCCTGGGCCTTGGTCCTCTATGCCAGAGCCTGTTCACTCATCAGACCAGGACACCTACAGATGACCCCCGCTGCCATTCTCTGTCGACTGGTGTGGAGG GTTGGTATGTTGGGATCTCGATGTGCCATTCTCATGCTCTTCACACGTATCTTCAAACAATGGATCCTGGGAGTCATGG gcgTGCACTGGCTGGGGGCAACTTTCTGGATGGTGTCCCAGCAAACTGACATCATACGCTCAACTAGTCGATGGAGGATCTTCAACCTCGTCCTGGGAGCCATTCACATCTTCCTTTTCCTCAATGTGAAGTATGGACAATCCAGATGCCGCATGGCTGGCTTCTAcctg GCCATGTTCTTAGAGAAcgcttttcttcttctggcgTCCTCGTGGTTGTTTACCATGGTGTCCTGGGATACTGTGGGGATCCCAGCTGCGGTCTTCTGCAGCTTCCTCATTG gaGTGATAGCGTTGGTGCTGTACTATCGTTTCCTCCACCCGAAGTCCTTCGAGATTTTCCAAAGTATTCGCCACAGGGGGATAGGTGGAGCCTGCATGGAGCGTGGATCTGCACTGTCATTGGAGGAGAAAGTCTCACCCACTTTCCATCGCCATGCGACACTGTCTG GCGGTGGGACCCTCATGGATCTCCCTATCCAATGGGAAGGCTGGAAACATCACCACTGGCTGCTGATTCGCTTGGCCATGAAGACGGGGGATGTAACTAGGATCTGGTCGTCATATGGCGAGGGAGGACTGGCTGGTCTCATGGGTCTGTCTGAAGAAGTTCACTCCCCTGATGACTTCCGTGTCCCTCGG TTTACACCTGCTCAACCGCCGGTTCTTCAGATCTCACAGCCAGCTCCTCAACCAGCTCCACTGCAGGTGACCCAGACTCCAGAG GTGAAAGAGGTGGTGCCGCCACCAAAGCCACCTTTAAACACTGTGGTAGCAAGGCCAGTGAGAAAAGCTCCTCCCACAAGCATCCAGGATATGAGACGGTTTCCAGAGATCATCCCAGTCCAGGAGGTCATTCCTGAAGAGACTGCAGAAGAAGACTCCAGCGCCCCACCCTCAGAGAGAG GTGAAGAGGAGTTTCAGAGTGCTGCTTACGGCTCACCAACTCCCTCATCTCCGCAACTACAAGGAAGCCTCCGCCACATTGACAGCAACGCTGGGACCCTGACCGAAGCGTCATCCTCCGTGGGCTCCCTGGACATCAAGACTCCAGGCTGGTCTCCCGAGCGACGTTCTCCTCTCCTGATTGGTTCTCCAGAGAAGAAACCAGCATTACCTGGAGAGTCCAGCACCACGCTGTACTTCAGCGCAGATGCACAATCTCCTTCCAGTGGGAGCTATCTTGGCTGGGGCTCCGAGTTGTCGCCCATCTCCACCTACAGAAGTCCCTACCGGATCAGGGAGGCTCGTTTTGTCACATCCACCCCGCGACTGGAGCCTCGGGCCGGAGCTGAGAGTCCAGGCCTGGCCCCTGTTGTTGTCATCCCTGCCACTCCCGGTACAACACCAGGTGGAACCCCTGGTGGTTCAACccctgctgcttctgcttctggAGCTTCGACACCTGGAGATTCGATATCTGCAGCTCCAACGCCAGTGGCCTCAACACCCGCTGCTTCGACACCCGCTGCTTCCACTCCTGGTGCTTCATCTCCTGGTGCTTCATCTCCTGGAGCTACTACTCCTGGTGGTCAGATCGTTCCACTCACTCCAGTCATCTCTCACGCTCGCAAACAGATTGTCCAGTTTGTGGACAGTCGAGAGAGGGCGGTGTAG